Sequence from the Egicoccus sp. AB-alg6-2 genome:
GGATCCCCGCCAACGTCACCTTCCTCGAGGCACTGCTGCGCCGGCTCGGCTGGGACCGTGCCGTCGTCCACGGCAACTCGATGGGCGGCATGCTGGCGGTGCTGCTGACCGACCGTGCCCCCGAACGGGTCGAGCGGCTGGTGCTGGCGGCACCGGCACTGCCGGCGTCACGGCGCCGCATGCACGAGATCCACCCGCTGACCGCGATGCGGTTCCTGCCGTTCCTCGTGCCCGGCGTCGGCCGGATCGCCGTGCGGGCCATGCAGTCGCGGGTCAGCCCGGAACGCGAGTGGGCCCAGACGGCGCGGTTCCTCCACGGCGACGCGGAGCGGCTCTCGCCCGAACTGCAGGCCGTCGGGCTGGAGAACCTCGCGGCGGGACGCGAGGCCCCGTGGCGGCTGCCGGGCCTGGTCGGGGCGGCCGAGTCCCTGCTGTCGGCCCTGCTGCGCGGGCGCGGCCTGGTCAAGGCGATCGACGACATCGTCGTGCCGACCCTGGTGGTGTGGGGCGAGGCCGACCGGCTCGTCGGCCGCGCCGTGATCGACCACCTCGCCGACCGCCGGCCGGACTGGGAACTGACCTCGCTGCCGGCCGTCGGCCACGTGCCCATGGCGGAGGCGCCCGACGACTACCTCGCCGCCGTGGCCGGCTTCCTCAGCACCGACTGAACCGCCCGGGTGTCACCACGGTCGCGGCGGGCGGGGTCGTGGCGGGCGGGGTCGCCCGCGTCAGCGCGGGGCGTCGATCCGCTCGATCCAGTCGCGCACGGCCGCCGTCGCCCGCTCGGGCAGTTCGAACTGCGGCACGTGGCCGACGTCGTCCCACACGTCCACGGTCGCGGCGGGCAGGCTGTCGGCCACGCGGGCGGCGTAGCGGTGTCGGACGAGGCGGTCGCGGGCCCCGAACACCCAGAAACTGGGCGTGTCCATCGTGGCGAGCCGGGTCCAGAAGCAGCGACGGCCGCCGGAACGCTCGGCGCCGAGGTGGCGGGCGCAGGCCAGCAGCGCGAGGCGGTAGCCGGGGTCGCGGAGGTAGCGCATCGTGTCGTCCGCGGCGGCACGGAAGTTGGCCGCGGGCACGCGGGACGGGTCGCAGAACAGCTCGCGGATGCCGGCCTCGACCCAGGGACGTCGGACCGGGACGGGTGCGGCACCGAACCAGTGCGGGCGCGTGAACCGCAGCAACGGTCCGAAACGCTGGTATTCGTCGAACGCCACGGCGGCGCCGAGGCCGATCACGCTGCGCACCGACTCGGGGTGGCGGAGGGCCAGTTCGACGGCGATGCGGCCGCCCATCGAGTTGCCGACGACGTGGACGTCGCGGATCCGGTTGCGGACCAGGTAGCCGTGCACCATGTCGGCCATCCACGCCATCGTGTAGCGACGGCCGGTCGGCAGCGGCTTGTCCGACTTGCCGAACCCGGGCAGGTCGAGCGCATGGACCTCGTGCCGGTCGGCGAGGCCGTCGAGCAGCGGCAGGAACGACACCTTGTTGGCCCCGAGGCCGTGCAGCAGCAGCACCGGCGGGCCGTGGCCGGCGACCAGCGACTCCAGGCGGACGCCGCGGACCGGGGTCTCGACCGTGCGCAGCAGGCGGGTCGCTTCGGGCCCGGGCGCGAACATCGTCTCGAAGCGGGCGGCGAGGTTGAGGTCGCCTTCGATCTCGATCTGACCGGCGAGGAACGCGGCGACGCCGTCGCGGCGACCCGAGACGAGGTCGAGCCAGGTCGCGGCATCCGTGCGCAGGCGAGCGTCCGGCCCGTCGGCGGCACCGGGGGAGACCAGGATGCGGCCGCCGGCGACGTGGAAGGTGGTCGCTGCGGCAGCGTGGTCGGTGAGTTCGATGACCCACCGGGCGTCGAGGCCGCGCGCCTCCTCGGGCGAGAACCGCTCCGCGAGGTGCAGGAATGCGCCGCGCACGTCGTCGGTCGTGGACGCCCGCAGGACGAGCGGCGTGTCCTCGGGGCGCTTCGCGACCGTCATGGCTGTCCTCCTGCCGCGACAGCCTACGGGTCGTTGCAGGCCGAACGACGGTGGTTCGGCCAGTCCTTCAGTCCACAGATCCGAGGTCGCAGTCGATTGCACGAAGGAATCGCAGGCCGCGGCTGCCGGGGACACGGGTCACGACGCCGGCCTGGCACAGTCGTTCGACGGCGGTGCGGGTGGACACGAGGTCGTCGGCACCCAGCCGGTCGCGCGCCTCCGCGAGGGTGAACTCCGCGCCGAGCCCGTCGAGCGGGTCCGCCCCGATGCCCGGTCGACCGCCCGCTCGATCGAGGGACGCGCCCGCGATCCCGAGCGCGCGGGCGGAGCCGGCGAGCCCGTCCACCACCGCCTCGGCCCACCGCTCGAGCCAGATCGTGGCGTCGCGCCGGCGCAGCGTCCGCGCGACCTCCTCGTGGTAGCCGAGCGCGTCGGCAGCCAGCGCCACCTCGGCGGCGGCCAGCCCGGACGGATCGAGGCCGTTCCGGCGCAACCACAACCGCGAGGCGACCCGGGCGAGCCGGCCGTTGGCCGCGTCGAACGGGTGCAGGCGCAGCAGTTCGAGGTGGAGGATGCCCGCGGCGAGCAGCGGTGGCAGCTCGCCCGCCGGTCCCCGGAGCCAGTCGACCAGCGCCGCGAACCCCTCGGCCAGCTGGGCCGGCTCGACGGTGAAGTACAGGATGCGTCCGACGCTGGCGTCGTGGACCGCCTGCTCGCTGGTGCGCAGCCGGGCGGCCCGTTCGGGGGCGACGAGGCCGTAGGTCAGGCGCCGGTGCAGGTGGGCGAGCGCCGCCGCGGGGTCGGTCACCAGCTCGGCGGCGAGGTCGTCGGCCGCCATCGCGCTGCGGACCCCCAGCAGCTCGCGGGCCAGCAACACCTCGTCTGGCACGTCGAAGAGCCGCATCGCGTCGAACCAGCTCCCGCGCACGGCGGGATCGGCGCCGGCGCCGGCGTCGGCAGGAGCAGGGGCGGTGGCGGTGCCCGGGGCGGCGGAGTCGAGGTCGGCGCCCCCGTCGGCGTCGGCGAACTCGGCGTCGGCGAGGTCGGTGGCCAGCGTGGCGACCGTCATCAGGTCGTCGTCGGGCCACGCCTCGATCGGGGAGCCGTCCAGCCGCAGCGACGCCAGCATCGCCTCCCGACGCCGCGCCTCCGCGGCGGCCGACGCGCCGGCTGCGGACGCGCCGTCGGCGTCGGCGTCGGTGGCGTCGGTCAGGGCACTGGCGAGGTCGTCGGCTTCGGCCTGCAGGGTGTCGAGGTAGGGGCCGACCGTGTGGCCGGCGATCACGCCGCTCAGCGCCACGGGCGCAGCAGCCTCGCCGTCGCCGCCTCGGTGCTGATGCGGCCGTGCCGGCGGCCGAGCAGATAGGTCAGCGTCGCCGCGGCGGCCGAACCACCCGCCGCGGTCGTCACCTTCACGACCTGCTTGGTCTTGCGCGAGAAGATCACGATCGGCCAGCCGCGCTGGTGCGCGACCGATTCGAGCGGCCGGTCGGGGTTGACCGCGACCGGGTGGCCGACCATCTCCATCATCGGCAGGTCGGAGGCCGAGTCGCTGTAGCTGTAACACAGGCGCAGGTCGTAGCCGCGCTCGGCGGCCAGCTTCTCGATCGCTTCGGCCTTGCCCTGGCCGTACAGGAACGGGCCGTCGAGCCGCCCGGTGTAGTGGCCGTCGACGACCTCGGAGACGGTGCCGAGACCACCCTCCATGCCCAGCGCCTCGGCGAGCGGGGCGACGAGTTCGACGGGGGAGGCGGACAGGATGTAGCAGTCGCGTCCGGCCTCGTGGTGCATGTCGATGAGGCCGCGAGACTCGGGGCGGACCTGTTCGAGGATGCGGGGGATGAACTGCTCGTTGAGCGCGATCAGTTCCGCCTGTGCCGCGCCCTCGACGGCGTGCAGGATCCGGTCGCGGACGGCCTCGGAGCGCTCGTCGGTGGCGCCGAACAGCTTGTAGGTCGCGGCGTTGAGCGCGTCGCTGAGCAGGTCGCCGGTGGGGATCAGCTTGTTGCGCCAGGCGGCGATGCCGAAGTGGAAGGCGGACGAACCGCCGATCAGGGTCCGGTCGAGATCGAAGAATGCGGCGGCAGCTTCGGCCACGGTCGCTCCTGCGGTGGGGCGGGGGACGGGTCCCGGCACAGGGTAGTACCGCGGTCCCGGCCGCTGACACGGCGAAGTCCCCAGCCCGGTGCCGTCGCGACGCTCCCTTCCCCGTGGAGCGTCACGCCGGTCCGGAACTGGGGACCTCGCGGGCACCGTACGGCCGGCGGCAGGCGACTGTCGAGCGGCCCGTCCACAGGCCCTGGGGACGAAGTGGGGTCCACGTGTGGATCGCCTGTGGATGGCGCCGCGGGCCGTGCGCGCGGTCGTGCCACACTTCCCGCGTCGTCGCAGGTGGGACGGGGCGGGACGGCCCGTCACCGTCCACAGCCCGTCCACACCCTGTGGAACCGCCGGTCCGGGGCGGCCCGCTCCTGCTCGTGCGAGGCTCGCACGGCTCGGGCCGGGTCGTGCGTGGTGCGCAGCCGTGTGCTATCCGGGGCCCGCAGTCCGAAGGAATTCCCGTGCCCGTCGAACACCGCCCGGCCGCCGCCGGCCGTCCCGAGCTGCACATCCATCGCAGCCCGAAACGGCGCCGTTCGGCCTCCGCCGCACCCGAGGGCGGACGCATCGTGGTGCGGTTGCCCGCCGGCCTCGAACAGGCGGAGGAGGAGCGCCTGATCGACGACCTGGTCGACAAGGTGACGCGCCGCCGCTCACGCGATCGGCTCGGTGGCGACGCGGCGCTCGAGGCGCGGGCCCGGCGCCTGGCGCAGCGCCACCTCGACGGGGTGGCCTTCTCCTCGGTGCGCTGGTCGGCGCGGATGGGCCGTCGCCACGGCTCCTGCACGCCCGCGACGGGCGAGATCCGCATCAGCGACCGTCTCGCGCAGGCGCCGACCTGGGTGCTCGACGCCGTGCTCGTGCATGAGCTGGCGCACCTGCTCGCACCCGACCACGGGCCGGACTTCGCCGCGCTCGTGGCGCGCTACCCGCAGGCGGAGCGGGCCCGCGGCTGGCTCGAGGGCTTCGCCGCCGGCCAGCTCGCGTCCGCCACCCCGTCGGACGATCAGGGCGATCAGGCGGGGTCGTCGCCGGAGGGATCGTCGGACGAGCCCTCTCCGGAGTCGTCGCCCCGGTGACGACGGAGACGTTCCTCGGCGCTGTCCTCGACGGGAGCGTCGCCGAAGTCGCCGCCGAGCAGTTCGCTGAGGTCGTCGGGGACGTCGTGGTCGTCCGAGGTCCGGGCCAGCCAGGCCGCGGGGTCGGCGAGCTCCCTGGCGTCGGGCAGGTTCTCGGGATGGGCGAGCGCCCGGTGCAGGCCGACCGGGCCCAGCGCCGCCTCGACGGCGGTGACGAACGCGTCGCCGAGCGTCTCGTCGTCGGGCTTGAGGTCGAGACCCAGCAGGGCGGCCAGCAGCTCCTCGCCGTCGCCGCGGGTCGCCCGGCGGCGTCGCAGCACCTCCTCGACACGGCCACGTCCGGGGAGCCGGTCGCCGGCCACGCGTGCCGCCTCGTGGCGGGCCCAGGCACCGACGAGGCAGACCACGGCCTGCAGGCGTTCGAGCACCCGCAGCTGGTCCGCCGTCGGTTCCATCCGCAGGCCGGCGGCACGTTCCATGGCGGCCCGCAGCGAGTCGGGGTCGTCGGGGTCGACGCCCAGCATCAGCTCCTCGGAGACCTCCCGCATCCGCTCGGCGTCGATGGTCGTGCCCGCGGCGAAGCGCGCGACCAGGGACTGGATGTGGGCCTCGAGCCACGGAACCGCGTGGAACAGGCGGCGGTGGGCCGCCTCGGTCAGTGCCAGCACGACCGCGACCTCCATCGGGTCGAGGTCCCAGCCGTCGAACTCGGCGTGGACGTTGACGCCCAGCAGGTAGGCCTCGGCGCGTGGTGCGGTCGGGATGCCGAGGTCGTACTGGCCCAGCAGCTGCCGTGCCAGCTGACCGACCACCTGCCCGGCCTGCAGGCCCATCAGCGCGGCGCCGGCCGGACGCAGCATCGCGCCGAGGTCCATGCCGCCGAGGTTGGCGATGAAGTCGCCGAGGCCCGCCGGCAGACCCTCCATGCCCGGCAGCGCGGCCGGGCCCGCTTCGCCGAGCTCGCCCAGCTGCTCCTGCGCGAGCGAGACCATCGCGTCGGTCGAGGCACGGGCGACCGGCTCGACCATCGGGCGCAGGGCGGTCAGGGCGGCGTTGACCCACGTCTGGCGTGAGGCGACGACCAGCCGGCCGGCGTCGGGCGGGGCCGGCAGCGGGGAGTCGTCGAGCCAGTGCTCGGCCAGCTCCAGCGCCTGCCGTCCGCGGGTCTCCTCCTCGGGCGTCGGGCCGCGATCGCCGTCCGCGGCGATCTGCAGCGCGACGCGGCTGGCGAGGTTCCAGTCGACGGGTCCGGACTGGCCGAGCCCGCCGGCGAACAGCTGCGACAGCTGGGCGCCCATGGCGGCCAGGCCCTCGCTGCCGCCGATCTGTTCGAACATCGCGCTCAACTCGGGAGGCAGCGCGCCACCGAACAGGTCGTCGGGCTCCTCGTCGTCACCGGGACGGAACGGGTCGTCGCTCACTTCGGGTCCTGCCTCGTCGACGCTCGGATGGGCGGTTTCGGCGGAGGTGCGGTGCACCGGTCGGGACCGGACACCGGACCGTGCCCCCTCGCTACGGTACGCGTCGAGCGGCCGAGGAGGAGACCGTGACCACCGTCGCGATCACGGGAGCGGGCGGCTTCGTCGGCCGGGGGCTGGTGACCGCGCTGGAGGCGCAGGCCGACGTCGAACGGGTGCTCGGGCTCGACCTCGTCGCGCCGAAGGGCGTGGACGCCGCCAAGCTGGTGTTCCGGCGGGCGGACGTGCGCGACGCCGACCTCGCCGAGGTGTTCGGTCGGGCGGACACGGTGGTCCACCTCGCCTTCCGGGTCGACCCGATGCACGACGAGCCGACGATGCGCGAGATCAACGTCGACGGCACGAAACGGGTGTTCGAGGCGGCGGCCGCGTCCGGCGTCCGGCGCATCGTCTTCGTGTCGTCGGTGGCGGCGTACGGTGCCCACGCCGACAACGACGTACCGCTGACCGAGGACAGCCCGGTCCGCGGCACCCCCGACTTCAACTACGTCCAGCACCAGGCCGAGATCGAGCGCTGGCTGCAGACCTGGGTCCCCGAGCATCCCGAGCTGCGGGTCACGGTGCTGCGCTCGGCCGTCGTGCTGGGACCCGGCGCGCAGAACTTCCTCACCCGCGTGTTCGAGTCGCCCCGGATCACGCTGGTGCGCGGGCACAAGCCACCGCTGCAGTTCGTCCACCTCGACGACGTGGTCTCGGCCCTCGTCCACGTGCTCGAGCACGACCTCGACGGCGTCTACAACGTCACCGCCGAGGGCTGGCTGTCGATGGACGAGGTCACCGCCATCGTCGGCCGCCGCACCGCCGCGGTCCCCGAGGAGGTCGCGTTCTCCGTCACGGAGCGGATGTGGCGGCTCGGGATCGGCGACCAGCCGCCGGGGCTGGTGGCCCACTTCATGCATCCCTGGGTGGCCACGCCGGAGAAGCTGGTCGACACGGGGTGGCAGCCACAGCACAGCAACCGCGACGCCCTGGTCGCCATGGTGCGCGAGCACGGCCGTTACGTGGCCCTGGCCGGCATGCGGGCCGAGCGCCGGACGGTCCGCTCGGCGACGCTCGCCGCCATCGGCGTCCTCTCCATCGCGGCCGGCCGCGAGGTGCGACGCCGACAGCAACGCCAACGGCGCGCGGCGCGCTGAGCGCGCGACCACCGTCGCGGGCAGACGTCCGGGTCGTGTCGCAGTAGCGCTGCCGGCGTCCGCTCGTTGAGGTCCCCGATGCCGCGGACCGCGCGGCGCACGTCGGGAAGGCGGGTGTTTGCCCGGGTGGCGGGGTCGGCGCGTGGCGGGATGGCTCCCCGTCCTGCTGCTGTTCGCGCCCGCCGTGGCACTGGCCGCCGGCGACCCCTACCGCGGCGAGCAGTGGTCGCTGGACCGCATCGGCGTCGAGGACGCCTGGGCCGCCACGCCACGCGGTGAGGGGGTGGTGGTCGCGGTCGTGGACACCGGCGTCGACCTCGACCATCCCGACCTGCGGGAGCGGTTCGTCCGCGACGCCGACGGCGAGGTGGTCGGCCTCGACCTGGTCGGCGAAGGGCCGCCGCAGGACGAGCACGGGCACGGCACGCTGGTGGCCGGGGTCATCGCGGCGACGGCCGACAACGGCATCGGGGTCGCCGGCATCGCCCCCCGGGCCCGGCTGCTGCCGATCCGGGTGCTCGACGAGGTCGGTGCCGGCGAGGGCCGCGACGTGGACGCCGCCATCCGGTGGGCCGTCGACCACGGCGCCGACGTCATCAACCTGTCGCTGGAGAGCGTCAAGTCCTCCGACCGCGCCACGGTCGGCCCCGGCGCGCCGACCGACGCCGTCCGCTACGCCTGGGACCGCGGGGTCGTCGTCGTCGCGGCGGCCGGCAACGCGGCCGCCCCCCGCACCGAGTACCCCGAGGACTCCCCGGTCCTGCTCGTGGGCGCGGTGGACCGCGACGACCGGCGGGCCGCCTTCTCCTCGGGGGTGCGGGCCGACGCGGTGCTCGCGCCCGGCGTGGACATCGTCAGCACCTGGTGCCGTGACGCGGGCGCATCACGCTGCGAGCCGGGGATCCACACCTACGGCCTGGCGGAAGGCACCTCGTTCGCGGCGCCCCACGTCAGCGGGGCGCTCGCCCTGCTGCTGTCGGCCGGACACGGACCCGAGGAGGCGGTCGAGCGCCTGCGGGCGACCGCGGTGGACCTCGGACCTCCCGGCCCCGATCCCGACCACGGCCACGGCCGCATCGACGTCGGGGCGGCGGCCGCGACCGACCTCGAGGTGGCCGCGCTGCGCCCACCGGTGGATGCAGCCGCACCCGACGACGAGGCGGGTACGGGTCAGGCGGAGCCGCCCGCCGTCGCGGCCGAGCCGACGCCAGCTCCCGAGCCGGCGGCGCAACGCGGCCCGGAACCGCCCGCGGCACCCGACCCCGAGCCGCAGGTGGTCGCGCTGCCGACCGAACCGAGCCCGCCGTCGCCCGGACACGTCGCGCCCGACGGGGTCGTCCACCTCGTCGCGGCGGTGTGCCTCGGTGTCACGCTCGCGACCTGGTCGGCCGTGGCGAGACGGCACGTGTGAGGCGTCGGTACCCTCGGCTGGTCGGGGGCGAAACGGTGGAGGACACGTGCGTCGTTGGCTCGTGCTGCTCGCCGTCGTCGTCGCGTTCGCCGCGCTGTCCGCGGGCGGCGCCATCGCGCGCGGCGTCGTCCCGTGCGAGCTGCTGCGGGCCCAGCCGACCTGTTACGTGGCGCTGCGTCCGGGACCGGCCGAGGACGTGCTGCGTCTGGTCGAGGTGACGGGGGCGCGGGCCTACGGCTCGACGGGAGAGTTGCTGCTGACGACGGTGGCCGTCGACGAGGAGCTCGGCCTGGCCGAGTGGTTGCGCGCCAGCGTCTCGTCGGGGATCGAATCGGTGCCGCGCGACACCCTGTTCCCGCCGGGCAGCGACCGTGACGAGGTGGCCGAGTACAACGCCGCGCTGATGGCCGACAGCCAGCTGACGGCCACGCTGGCGGCGCTGGAGGAGCTCGGCTTCGACGTCACCGGTGAGGGGGCACTGGTGACCGCGGTGGTCGAGGACGCGGTGACCGACCAGCTCGAGGTCGGCGACGTCATCACCGCGGTGGACGGGGCGCCGGTCACCGACAACCGTGGGGTCGTCACGGCGGTGCAGTCGCGCGCTCCCGGTGACCGGTTGGCGCTGTTGGTGCGGCGTGGCGAGGGCGAGCGCGAGGTGGAAGTGGTGCTCGGTTCGGCCGCCGACGACGAGCTGCGTCCCTACGTCGGCGTGTTGCTGTCGACGGAGCTGGCGCTGCCCGTCGACGTGCGGATCGACGCCGGCGTCATCGGTGGGCCGTCGGCGGGGCTGATGTTCGCGCTCTCGATCATCGACGTGCTCGGACCGCAGGACCTCACCGGCGGGACGGTCGTGGCCGGGACCGGCACGCTCGCCCGAGACGGCGCTGTAGGTGCCATCGGCGGGATCCGCCAGAAGGTGCTCGGCGCCATCGACCGTGAGGACGGCGGCCGTGCCGCGAGCGTCTTCCTGGTTCCGAGCGCCAACCTCGACGAGGCACTGGGCACGCCGGTGGAGCGCGACGTCCTGCTCGCGCCCGTCGCCACCCTCGACGACGCCCTGGCGGCGTTGTCCGCCGTCCGTGCGGGGGAGCAGCCGGCGGGGGCCGTGCAGCTGCAGGGGTCGGGCACGCGGGCCGCGGTCGGCTGACGTCCCGCCGGGGCGGACCTGAGTGCGCTCATGGTCGTCAACTGGCCCCCGATGTGGGCGCTGGCTAGCCTCGTTCGTCCGCGGCCCGGCGCATCCGCGGACCTCGCCGTACCGAATTCTTCCCGGGGGTGAGTGCCTCTCCAGCGCCGTGAAGGGCCAGTCGTGGGCGATTTCGTACGGCGGCGTCTCGGCACCGTCGTGGTGCTCGGTGTGTTGCTCGTCCTGTTCAGCGCCAACCGCATCGCGGTGCTGCTGACCGACCTGTGGTGGTTCGACGCCCGCGGCTACCGCGACGTCTTCACCACGGTGCTCACGACCCGGATCGGGTTGGGACTGGGCTTCGGGCTGTTCCTCGCCGCCCTGATCGCCGTCAACCTGCTGGTCGCGCGACGACTCCGGCCGTTCTACATCCCGGCCACGCCGCAGCAGGCGCAGATCCAGCGCTACCGCGAGCTCGCCGACCCCTACCTGCCGTGGCTGATCGCGGGTGTGGCGGCCATCTTCGGGTTCACCTCCGGCGTCGCCGTCAGCGCCCAGTGGCAGAACTTCCTGCTGTGGCTCAACGGCGGCACCGTCGGCCGCTCCGACGCGCTGTTCGACGTCGACCTCGGCTTCTACCTGTTCGACCTGCCGTTCCTGTCGTTCATCCAGACCTGGCTGTTCACCTCGCTGATCCTGACGGCGATGCTGACGACCGGTGCGCACTACCTGCTCGGCGGCATCCGGCCCGAGTCCGAGGGCGAGAAGCTGCTGCCGTCGGTCAAGGTGCACCTGTCGGTGCTGCTGGCCGCGATCCTGCTGGTGCGCGCCTGGGGCTACTGGCTCGACCGCTACCAGCTGCTGTACTCGCCGCGCGGAACCGTCACCGGTGCCTCCTACACCGACGTCAACGCCGAGCTGCCGGCGCTGTACCTGCTGCTCGGGGTCAGCGCGATCGCCATCGTGCTGGTGCTCGTCTCCATGCGTCAGCGCGGGTTCCTGCTCCCGGGTGCCGCGGTCGGGTTGCTGGTCGTCGCCTCGATCATCCTGCAGGGCGCCTACCCGGCGGCGATCCAGCGTCTGCGCGTCGACCCGCAGGAGCTCGCCCGCGAGGAGACGTTCATCGAACGCAACCTCGCCGCGACCCGCGAGGCGTTCGCGCTCGAGGACGTCGAGCTGCGGCCGTTCGACATCGCCAACGACCTCGACGCCGACGACGTCATCGAGAACGACGTCACCCTGCGCAACGTGCGCCTGTGGGAGCCCGAGGTCCTCGAGACGACCTATCAGCAGCTGCAGGCGTTGCGGCCCTACTACCGCTTCAACGACGTGGCCATCGACCGCTACGAGATCGACGGTGAGCTGCGCCAGGTCATGCTCTCCACCCGTGACCTCGCCGAGCTGCCCGAGGACAACGACTCGTGGCAGAACCGCCACCTGACCTACACGCACGGGTTCGGTGTCGTCGCCTCGCAGGTCAACACCGCCAACGCGCAGGGCCAGCCGGTCTTCATCGCCTCCAACATCCCGCCGGCCGGTGCCGACGAGGTGCTGCCAAGCGAACAGCCCGGGGTCTACTACGGCACGTTCCGCAACCCCGCCTACAACCTGGTGCGCACCGACGCGGTCGAGCTCGACTTCGAGTCGCCCGACGGCGAGACGCAGGTCGCGACCGTCTACGACGGTGCCGGCGGGGTCGACATCGGCACGTTCACCCGGCGGCTCGCCTTCGCGCTGCGCTTCGGTGACTACAACCTGGTGCTGACCAACTTCATCACCGACGAGTCGCGCATCATCTTCAACCGGCAGGTCAGCGACCGCGTGCAGCAGATCGCACCGTTCCTCGAGCTCGACTCCTCGCCCTACCCGGTCGTCACCGACGGGCAGGTCAAGTGGATCGTCGACGCCTACACGACCGCGACCTCCTACCCGTACTCCGAGGTGTCGACGCTCACCCTCGGTCAGCGGCAACTGCCGGTCAACTACGTCCGCAACTCGGTCAAGGCGGTCGTGGACGGCTACGACGGCGACGTGACGCTGTACCGCGTCGAGGAGGACGACCCGGTCCTGGACGCCTGGGAGGGCGTGTTCCCCGGCATCGTGCAGCCCGCCGACGCCGCGCCCGAGGAACTGGTGGCTCACTTCCGCTACCCGCAGGACCTGTTCCGGCTGCAGTCGGACCTGTACCGCACGTACCACATCCCCGACGCGTCGGCGTTCTACAACCGGGCCGACGCGTGGTCGATCCCGCGCGACCCGGCCTTCGCCGCCAACCAGGGCACCGGCACCGCGGGTGACCTGACCGGGACACAGAACCAGCGCCTGATGCAGCCCTACTACCTGCTGAT
This genomic interval carries:
- a CDS encoding PDZ domain-containing protein; its protein translation is MRRWLVLLAVVVAFAALSAGGAIARGVVPCELLRAQPTCYVALRPGPAEDVLRLVEVTGARAYGSTGELLLTTVAVDEELGLAEWLRASVSSGIESVPRDTLFPPGSDRDEVAEYNAALMADSQLTATLAALEELGFDVTGEGALVTAVVEDAVTDQLEVGDVITAVDGAPVTDNRGVVTAVQSRAPGDRLALLVRRGEGEREVEVVLGSAADDELRPYVGVLLSTELALPVDVRIDAGVIGGPSAGLMFALSIIDVLGPQDLTGGTVVAGTGTLARDGAVGAIGGIRQKVLGAIDREDGGRAASVFLVPSANLDEALGTPVERDVLLAPVATLDDALAALSAVRAGEQPAGAVQLQGSGTRAAVG
- a CDS encoding UPF0182 family protein encodes the protein MGDFVRRRLGTVVVLGVLLVLFSANRIAVLLTDLWWFDARGYRDVFTTVLTTRIGLGLGFGLFLAALIAVNLLVARRLRPFYIPATPQQAQIQRYRELADPYLPWLIAGVAAIFGFTSGVAVSAQWQNFLLWLNGGTVGRSDALFDVDLGFYLFDLPFLSFIQTWLFTSLILTAMLTTGAHYLLGGIRPESEGEKLLPSVKVHLSVLLAAILLVRAWGYWLDRYQLLYSPRGTVTGASYTDVNAELPALYLLLGVSAIAIVLVLVSMRQRGFLLPGAAVGLLVVASIILQGAYPAAIQRLRVDPQELAREETFIERNLAATREAFALEDVELRPFDIANDLDADDVIENDVTLRNVRLWEPEVLETTYQQLQALRPYYRFNDVAIDRYEIDGELRQVMLSTRDLAELPEDNDSWQNRHLTYTHGFGVVASQVNTANAQGQPVFIASNIPPAGADEVLPSEQPGVYYGTFRNPAYNLVRTDAVELDFESPDGETQVATVYDGAGGVDIGTFTRRLAFALRFGDYNLVLTNFITDESRIIFNRQVSDRVQQIAPFLELDSSPYPVVTDGQVKWIVDAYTTATSYPYSEVSTLTLGQRQLPVNYVRNSVKAVVDGYDGDVTLYRVEEDDPVLDAWEGVFPGIVQPADAAPEELVAHFRYPQDLFRLQSDLYRTYHIPDASAFYNRADAWSIPRDPAFAANQGTGTAGDLTGTQNQRLMQPYYLLMRLPGEETEEFVLIQPYLARDRENMVAWLAGRSDGEHLNELFAVRFPTDSQVLGPLQAQARIEQDDDISAYITLRDRDGVQVRRGNLQVLPIADSLLYVQPLFLLNPQAEIPELARVVLVMGTQTAFDTTFAGALGQLLGIDVPDSIAEEEGRDPGLEPGTDPPATDPDDDGEPTDEVPVPEDLLRDALAAFARAEQALRDGDLATYQDEVEAARDLLQQAAEAQGITVQELVEPDEDELTDQELLEEAGDAGAGDEADAEDGTGG